The Geobacillus stearothermophilus ATCC 12980 genome contains a region encoding:
- the gloA2 gene encoding SMU1112c/YaeR family gloxylase I-like metalloprotein: MRLATIHHIALICSDYERSKRFYTEILGFRPIREQYRAERRSYKLDLEADGGIQLELFSFENPPKRPSYPEACGLRHLALAVDNLDEAIAYLRQHGIDPEPVRVDEATGKRFTFFQDPDGLPIELYEN, translated from the coding sequence ATGCGCCTTGCCACGATTCACCATATCGCTTTGATTTGCTCGGACTATGAACGATCAAAACGATTTTATACAGAAATTCTCGGATTTCGCCCCATCCGGGAGCAATACCGCGCTGAGCGCCGTTCGTACAAACTCGATTTGGAGGCTGATGGCGGCATTCAGCTTGAGCTATTTTCCTTTGAAAACCCGCCGAAGCGCCCAAGCTACCCGGAAGCGTGCGGACTGCGCCATCTTGCTTTGGCGGTGGACAACCTCGATGAAGCCATTGCCTACTTGCGCCAACACGGCATCGATCCCGAACCCGTCCGCGTTGATGAAGCGACCGGCAAACGATTCACCTTCTTCCAAGATCCGGACGGGCTGCCGATCGAGCTGTATGAAAACTAG
- a CDS encoding DUF1360 domain-containing protein — protein MLRELDWMTYIMIILASYRFTHLIVFDKITEFIRNPFMKKETIRHEDGHTEIKKVPKSKFGYLLNCYWCAGVWSAIFLALGYLFIPKIAMPFIFIFSIAGAQAILETFVGVGTKAIDLLSAAKKRMD, from the coding sequence ATGCTTCGAGAACTCGACTGGATGACGTACATCATGATCATTTTAGCCAGCTATAGGTTCACCCACTTGATCGTCTTTGATAAGATCACCGAATTCATTCGCAATCCGTTTATGAAAAAAGAGACAATCCGGCATGAGGACGGCCATACGGAAATCAAAAAAGTGCCGAAATCGAAATTCGGCTATTTGTTGAACTGTTACTGGTGCGCGGGGGTGTGGAGCGCGATTTTTCTCGCGCTTGGGTATTTATTCATCCCGAAGATCGCCATGCCGTTCATTTTTATTTTTTCGATCGCTGGGGCGCAAGCGATTTTGGAAACATTCGTCGGGGTGGGGACGAAGGCAATCGATCTTCTGTCGGCGGCGAAAAAGCGGATGGACTGA
- a CDS encoding helix-turn-helix domain-containing protein, which translates to MKRLNITDNHGWTPRKLRKQERKIKNAHLRQRVMAVRLVMEGYLGKDVASMVNVCRQTVSHYVSLFNEGGLELLLHRDFAPGREPFLTEEQQEEIKHLVLTTTPAELGWDIASAWNTKILQSYVHHHYGISMSREALRKLLHRKGLSWTRPTYTLAKGDPDRQKHFEKQMDLIKKT; encoded by the coding sequence ATGAAACGTCTCAACATCACCGACAACCATGGATGGACGCCCCGGAAACTCCGCAAGCAGGAACGGAAGATCAAAAACGCTCATCTCCGCCAACGTGTGATGGCCGTCCGCCTGGTCATGGAAGGCTATTTGGGCAAAGACGTGGCCTCCATGGTCAACGTGTGCCGCCAAACCGTTTCCCATTATGTGTCGCTGTTTAACGAAGGGGGCCTGGAACTCCTGCTTCATCGGGATTTTGCCCCTGGGCGAGAGCCGTTTCTCACCGAAGAACAGCAGGAAGAGATCAAACACCTTGTGTTGACCACGACACCCGCGGAGCTGGGCTGGGACATCGCTTCGGCGTGGAATACGAAGATCCTTCAATCCTATGTACACCACCATTATGGCATCTCCATGTCCCGCGAAGCCTTGCGAAAACTCTTGCATCGAAAAGGGCTTTCGTGGACCCGGCCGACTTACACGTTGGCGAAAGGAGATCCGGATCGGCAAAAACACTTCGAAAAACAAATGGATCTAATAAAAAAAACTTAA
- a CDS encoding VanZ family protein, translating into MRAFLSRWLPVILWCLVIYSFSESSWFTGANTAHVLQVILSYLPFGGGDEEGSSFLNFLIRKAAHLTEFGILAALVWRALAPKRFAYAGAWLFATVYAATDEWHQSFEPGRTATPKDVAIDSCGALLALLIVWACRCWARTKHRAVKRGV; encoded by the coding sequence ATGAGAGCTTTCCTTTCCCGCTGGCTCCCCGTCATTCTCTGGTGCCTCGTCATTTACAGCTTCAGCGAGTCTTCCTGGTTCACCGGGGCGAATACGGCGCATGTGCTGCAGGTGATTTTATCGTACTTGCCGTTCGGCGGCGGGGATGAAGAGGGGTCGTCATTTTTGAATTTTTTGATTCGCAAAGCGGCGCATTTGACCGAGTTTGGCATTTTGGCCGCGCTTGTGTGGCGGGCGCTTGCGCCAAAACGGTTTGCGTATGCGGGCGCTTGGCTGTTTGCGACAGTGTATGCGGCAACCGACGAGTGGCATCAATCGTTTGAACCAGGACGGACGGCGACGCCAAAAGATGTGGCGATTGATTCATGTGGGGCGCTCCTGGCGCTTTTGATTGTATGGGCTTGCCGCTGTTGGGCAAGGACCAAGCATCGGGCGGTCAAACGCGGCGTATAA
- the rbsK gene encoding ribokinase, with protein MARPSITVIGSLNMDLVTVAARFPNQGETILGEQFLTTPGGKGANQAVAAARLGADVRMIGAVGDDAFGQELIRSLQNEGVSVDCVKSVTHGSTGIAAITISERDNRIIVVPGANHALTPEDLDPYESVIAESDVCLLQLEIPLPVVEWAVSIAHRHGVRVIVNPAPAQPLPLVVLEQASFLTPNEHERGILFDKMDEESFVDQLIVTEGAKGVRIWQDGQERLIPSFHVPVVDTTGAGDTFNGALAVALAEGKALHEACRFANAAAALSVTKLGAQAGMPRREEVESFLAEQERSQ; from the coding sequence ATGGCTCGGCCATCGATTACGGTGATCGGCAGCCTCAACATGGACTTAGTCACTGTGGCGGCGCGGTTTCCAAACCAAGGAGAGACGATTTTAGGCGAACAGTTTCTCACCACTCCCGGCGGCAAAGGGGCGAACCAGGCGGTGGCCGCCGCTCGCCTCGGCGCCGATGTGCGGATGATTGGCGCGGTGGGGGATGATGCGTTTGGTCAAGAGCTCATCCGTTCGTTGCAAAATGAAGGCGTTTCCGTCGATTGTGTGAAGTCGGTTACACATGGGAGTACAGGCATTGCTGCGATTACGATTTCTGAGCGGGACAACCGCATTATTGTCGTCCCTGGGGCGAATCATGCGCTGACGCCGGAGGATCTGGATCCATATGAATCCGTGATCGCCGAAAGCGATGTGTGCTTACTGCAGCTGGAAATCCCGCTTCCTGTTGTGGAGTGGGCCGTTTCGATCGCGCATCGCCACGGCGTGCGCGTCATCGTGAACCCAGCTCCAGCCCAGCCGCTGCCGCTCGTGGTGCTCGAGCAGGCGAGTTTCTTGACGCCGAATGAACATGAACGGGGCATTTTGTTTGACAAGATGGATGAAGAATCGTTTGTCGATCAGCTCATTGTCACCGAAGGGGCCAAAGGGGTGCGCATTTGGCAAGATGGACAAGAACGGCTCATTCCAAGTTTCCACGTTCCCGTCGTGGATACGACGGGCGCGGGCGATACGTTTAACGGGGCGCTTGCCGTGGCGCTCGCGGAAGGGAAGGCGCTTCATGAAGCGTGCCGATTTGCCAATGCGGCTGCGGCTCTGTCCGTGACAAAACTCGGGGCGCAAGCTGGGATGCCGAGACGAGAGGAGGTGGAATCATTTTTGGCCGAACAGGAACGAAGTCAATGA
- a CDS encoding ArsR/SmtB family transcription factor has translation MSKKDTCEIYCYDEEKVNRIQGELQKEDISSVVLLFKALADENRAKIAYSLCQDEELCVCDIANIIGASVATTSHHLRTLYKQGIVKYRKEGKLAFYSLDDDHIKQLIMIALAHDKEVKVRV, from the coding sequence ATGAGTAAGAAAGATACATGTGAAATTTATTGTTATGACGAAGAAAAAGTCAATCGAATACAAGGGGAATTGCAAAAAGAAGATATATCCAGTGTTGTCCTGTTGTTTAAAGCACTGGCAGATGAAAATAGGGCAAAAATTGCCTATTCACTTTGCCAAGATGAAGAGTTATGTGTATGTGATATTGCCAATATCATTGGGGCTTCTGTTGCAACCACTTCCCATCATTTACGGACTCTTTATAAACAAGGGATTGTAAAGTATCGAAAAGAAGGAAAGCTAGCATTTTATTCGCTGGATGATGACCATATTAAGCAGTTAATCATGATTGCGTTAGCACATGATAAAGAGGTGAAAGTCCGTGTCTGA
- a CDS encoding IS630 family transposase, whose product MYIDETHIRSYHVLRTTWSEVGRQKQVPTFGHHAHVSLFGAVNVHDGETVLYQAGAANATTFLDFLRVLKERYPDRLIVLVLDNARIHHAKMVREFLREEGRSFHFIYLPPYSPQLNPIERLWKWLKDTVIANVFHKDQNDISQAIARFVDYIHERPKEVLQRLGCAV is encoded by the coding sequence TTGTACATCGATGAAACGCATATCCGATCGTATCATGTGTTGCGTACGACATGGTCAGAGGTTGGCCGTCAAAAGCAAGTGCCGACGTTCGGCCATCATGCTCACGTATCGCTGTTTGGCGCCGTTAACGTCCATGATGGCGAAACAGTTCTTTATCAAGCAGGAGCGGCCAATGCGACAACGTTTTTGGATTTCCTGCGGGTTCTCAAAGAGCGTTACCCGGATCGTCTCATCGTCTTGGTGCTGGATAACGCCCGAATTCATCATGCCAAAATGGTGAGAGAGTTTTTGCGGGAAGAAGGACGGAGTTTTCACTTCATTTACCTTCCTCCGTATTCTCCGCAACTGAACCCGATCGAACGCTTGTGGAAATGGCTGAAAGACACTGTCATTGCCAATGTGTTTCACAAAGATCAAAACGATATCTCCCAAGCCATTGCCCGGTTTGTGGACTACATCCATGAACGCCCGAAGGAAGTGCTACAACGCCTAGGGTGTGCAGTGTAA
- the arsC gene encoding arsenate reductase (thioredoxin) — protein MKKKVIYFLCTGNSCRSQMAEGWAKQLLGEEWEVHSAGIEAHGLNPNAVKVMKEVGIDISNQTSDVIDPDLLNRADLVVTLCGHAADHCPVTPPHVKRVHWGFDDPAKAEGTEEEKLAVFRRVRDEIGARIRRFAETGE, from the coding sequence ATGAAGAAAAAAGTCATATACTTTTTATGCACCGGCAACTCGTGCCGCAGTCAAATGGCGGAAGGCTGGGCGAAACAACTTCTTGGTGAGGAATGGGAAGTGCACAGCGCCGGCATTGAAGCGCATGGCCTCAATCCGAATGCGGTGAAAGTGATGAAGGAAGTCGGCATCGACATTTCGAACCAAACGTCTGATGTCATCGACCCGGATCTCCTCAACCGCGCTGATTTGGTCGTGACGCTGTGCGGCCATGCGGCCGACCACTGCCCGGTCACACCGCCGCACGTGAAGCGCGTCCATTGGGGCTTTGACGACCCGGCGAAAGCGGAAGGGACCGAAGAGGAGAAACTCGCGGTGTTCCGCCGCGTCCGCGATGAAATCGGCGCGCGCATCCGCCGGTTTGCCGAGACGGGGGAATAG
- a CDS encoding DUF3789 domain-containing protein, which translates to MVAFIAGMFVGSFVMLVIMSMMAVAKRADEASERWREK; encoded by the coding sequence ATGGTCGCGTTTATCGCGGGAATGTTTGTGGGTTCGTTTGTGATGCTCGTCATCATGAGCATGATGGCGGTGGCGAAACGGGCGGATGAAGCAAGCGAACGGTGGAGGGAAAAGTGA
- a CDS encoding Gfo/Idh/MocA family protein encodes MIRFATIGTNWITEAFLDAARLVDSFELAAVYSRTEETAKQFADKVGAPRTFTDLQKLAESDGIDAVYIASPNALHAEQAIWLMNHGKHVLCEKPLASNAKEVKAMIEAANRNGVVLMEAMKATLLPTFRSIREHLPKLGRIRRYVANYCQYSSRYDAYKQGTVLNAFNPALSNGALMDLGVYCLYPMVVLFGQPRSVKAQSVKLESGVDGEGSIVLDYGDMDAVVFYSKITNSHLPSEIQGEDGNMIIDAIHTPAKAEIRYRDGRVEDITAPQDKPPMYYEAQEFIRLIENGEHESAINSHRHSLWTMEIMDEARKQTGIVFPADER; translated from the coding sequence ATGATTCGATTCGCAACCATCGGCACAAACTGGATCACCGAAGCATTTCTTGACGCCGCGCGCCTCGTCGATTCCTTCGAACTCGCCGCGGTCTACTCGCGAACCGAGGAGACCGCAAAGCAGTTTGCCGACAAAGTCGGGGCGCCGCGGACGTTCACGGACTTGCAAAAGCTGGCCGAAAGCGACGGCATTGATGCCGTCTATATTGCCAGCCCGAACGCACTTCATGCCGAGCAGGCGATTTGGCTCATGAACCACGGCAAGCACGTCTTATGCGAAAAACCGCTCGCCTCCAATGCGAAAGAAGTCAAAGCGATGATCGAAGCGGCCAATCGAAACGGCGTCGTATTGATGGAAGCGATGAAGGCGACGTTGCTTCCCACATTCCGGTCCATCCGCGAGCACTTACCGAAACTCGGCCGCATCCGCCGCTATGTGGCGAACTATTGCCAATACTCATCGCGCTATGACGCCTATAAGCAAGGAACGGTGCTCAACGCCTTCAACCCCGCTCTCTCGAACGGGGCGTTGATGGACCTTGGCGTCTATTGCCTGTACCCGATGGTCGTTTTGTTCGGCCAACCCCGCAGCGTGAAGGCGCAAAGCGTGAAGCTCGAATCCGGCGTTGATGGCGAGGGCTCGATCGTGCTCGATTACGGCGACATGGACGCGGTCGTCTTTTATTCGAAAATCACGAACTCACACTTGCCTTCGGAGATTCAAGGGGAAGACGGAAACATGATCATCGACGCCATCCACACACCAGCCAAAGCGGAAATCCGCTACCGCGACGGACGCGTCGAGGACATCACCGCGCCGCAGGACAAGCCGCCGATGTATTATGAAGCACAAGAGTTTATCCGTTTGATCGAAAACGGAGAACACGAATCGGCCATCAACTCGCACCGCCATTCGCTTTGGACGATGGAAATCATGGACGAAGCGCGAAAACAAACCGGCATCGTGTTCCCAGCCGACGAGCGATAA
- a CDS encoding heavy metal translocating P-type ATPase, producing the protein MSEQQAKLSKSEAKTYRVQGFTCANCAAKFENNVKSLPGVQDAKVNFGASKITVWGTTTIEELEKAGAFENLKVREDKEKAVKREPFWKQKENIKVYISAVLLVISWFLGKQYGEEHIFATIGYAAAILIGGYSLFIKGFKNLVRLNFDMNTLMTVAILGAAAIGEWGEGATVVILFAISEALERYSMDKARQSIESLMDIAPKEALIRRGNEEMMVPVDDIQVGDIMIVKPGQKLAMDGIVIKGTSTLNQAAITGESVPVTKTVGDEVFAGTLNEEGLLEVKVTKRVEDTTLSKIIHLVEEAQAERAPSQAFVDRFAKYYTPAIIIFALLLAVIPPLFMGADWSEWIYRGLAVLVVGCPCALVISTPVSIVTAIGNAAKNGVLIKGGIYLEEAGNLKVIAFDKTGTLTKGVPSVTDVVTYNGDENELMTITATIEKGSQHPLASAIIRKAEEDGLNFNDVSVEEFQSITGKGVKAKVNNAMYYVGSPGLFEELLPNGIQSEIKEQITTLQTQGKTVMILGTEKEILALIAVADEIRESSKEVIRKLHQVGIEKTVMLTGDNQRTAEAIGKQVGVSDIKADLLPEDKLNFIKELRDKHQSVAMVGDGVNDAPALAASTVGVAMGGAGTDTALETADIVLMSDDLSKLPYTIKLSRKALAIIKQNITFSLGIKALALLLIVPGWLTLWLAIFADMGATLIVTLNSMRLLNVKE; encoded by the coding sequence GTGTCTGAACAACAAGCAAAATTATCTAAATCAGAAGCGAAAACCTACCGTGTTCAAGGATTTACTTGTGCAAACTGTGCGGCAAAGTTTGAAAATAATGTAAAATCATTGCCAGGTGTTCAAGATGCTAAAGTAAACTTTGGAGCATCTAAAATTACCGTTTGGGGTACAACAACCATCGAAGAATTAGAAAAAGCAGGAGCTTTTGAAAACTTAAAGGTTCGGGAAGATAAAGAAAAAGCAGTCAAGCGTGAACCTTTTTGGAAGCAAAAAGAGAACATTAAAGTGTATATTTCCGCCGTTTTGCTTGTGATCAGTTGGTTTTTAGGGAAGCAATACGGAGAAGAGCATATCTTTGCGACAATTGGATATGCTGCAGCAATTTTAATCGGTGGATATTCGTTATTTATAAAAGGTTTCAAAAACCTAGTTCGATTGAATTTTGATATGAATACGCTGATGACAGTGGCGATTTTAGGAGCTGCAGCGATTGGTGAATGGGGAGAAGGTGCAACGGTTGTTATTCTATTCGCCATTAGCGAAGCCTTAGAGCGTTATTCCATGGATAAAGCTCGTCAATCCATTGAATCGTTGATGGATATTGCTCCAAAAGAAGCATTAATTCGTCGCGGAAATGAAGAAATGATGGTCCCTGTTGACGATATTCAAGTCGGAGATATTATGATCGTAAAGCCTGGTCAGAAATTAGCGATGGATGGAATCGTCATCAAGGGTACATCTACGCTAAATCAGGCTGCCATTACGGGAGAAAGTGTTCCAGTAACCAAAACAGTCGGTGATGAAGTCTTTGCAGGAACATTGAATGAAGAAGGGTTATTGGAAGTAAAAGTGACAAAACGAGTGGAAGATACAACTCTTTCGAAAATCATCCATTTAGTGGAAGAAGCTCAAGCAGAACGAGCACCTTCTCAAGCGTTTGTAGATCGTTTTGCCAAATACTATACACCAGCCATTATCATTTTTGCTCTTTTACTAGCCGTTATTCCTCCATTATTTATGGGTGCTGATTGGAGCGAATGGATTTATCGAGGTCTAGCTGTATTAGTGGTTGGTTGTCCGTGTGCGTTGGTTATTTCCACGCCTGTTTCGATTGTAACTGCCATTGGAAATGCAGCGAAAAACGGTGTGTTAATTAAAGGTGGTATTTATTTAGAGGAAGCAGGAAACTTAAAAGTGATTGCTTTTGATAAAACAGGAACATTAACAAAAGGTGTTCCTTCCGTCACCGATGTGGTCACTTATAATGGCGATGAAAATGAACTAATGACCATTACAGCAACCATTGAAAAAGGCTCACAACATCCACTTGCTTCCGCCATTATAAGAAAAGCAGAAGAAGATGGATTGAATTTTAATGATGTATCGGTTGAAGAATTCCAATCCATTACAGGTAAAGGGGTAAAAGCCAAAGTAAATAACGCAATGTATTATGTCGGAAGTCCAGGTCTTTTTGAAGAACTTCTTCCAAATGGCATCCAATCAGAAATAAAAGAACAAATTACAACCCTTCAAACACAAGGGAAAACGGTCATGATATTAGGGACGGAAAAAGAAATTCTGGCGTTAATTGCCGTGGCAGACGAAATAAGAGAATCATCCAAAGAGGTTATTCGAAAACTTCATCAAGTCGGTATTGAAAAAACGGTGATGCTGACGGGAGATAACCAAAGAACAGCCGAAGCCATCGGAAAACAAGTCGGTGTTTCCGATATTAAAGCCGATTTACTTCCAGAAGATAAACTGAATTTCATCAAAGAGCTTCGTGACAAGCATCAAAGCGTGGCGATGGTTGGAGATGGTGTGAACGATGCACCAGCTCTTGCAGCTTCAACCGTTGGTGTGGCAATGGGTGGTGCTGGAACCGATACAGCCCTAGAAACAGCCGATATTGTCTTAATGTCTGATGATTTAAGCAAATTGCCATATACGATTAAATTGAGCCGCAAAGCTTTAGCGATTATTAAGCAAAACATTACTTTCTCTTTAGGGATTAAGGCATTGGCATTACTGTTAATTGTGCCTGGTTGGTTAACGCTATGGTTAGCGATATTTGCCGATATGGGAGCAACATTAATCGTAACATTAAACAGCATGCGATTGCTAAATGTGAAAGAATAA
- a CDS encoding PIN domain-containing protein, translated as MDSNDPRGDKVCEILQKWHNEGVTKLGISTHVFGEVVHNLFIQEILLPLEIHHKNQSNLRSKSRHNHHLGESEESVSFLYNVWKKQMPSFYKKNVFINISELIKLVKMNYPSKRNKLQIFYNNSIDRYNEFLSALRQHFHIEFLTTDANIQDLALAQMRLFQLEAYDALHYAIATYHHYGYFATLDGDFVHTLYNQDLDLAPITKIVKIA; from the coding sequence ATGGACTCCAATGATCCAAGGGGAGATAAGGTATGTGAAATCCTCCAAAAGTGGCATAACGAAGGTGTAACGAAATTAGGGATCAGTACACATGTATTTGGGGAAGTAGTACATAACTTATTCATTCAAGAAATTCTATTACCATTAGAAATCCACCATAAAAATCAATCCAATTTACGTTCAAAGTCTCGCCATAATCATCACCTTGGGGAATCAGAAGAAAGCGTATCCTTCCTATATAACGTTTGGAAAAAACAGATGCCAAGTTTCTACAAGAAGAACGTTTTTATTAATATTTCAGAATTAATCAAATTAGTGAAGATGAATTATCCCTCAAAAAGAAACAAGTTGCAAATCTTCTACAACAATTCCATTGATCGATATAATGAATTTTTATCTGCCCTAAGGCAACATTTCCACATTGAATTCCTAACAACAGATGCCAACATTCAAGATTTAGCCTTGGCTCAAATGCGGCTGTTCCAGCTCGAAGCCTATGATGCCTTGCATTATGCCATTGCAACATACCACCATTATGGCTACTTCGCTACGCTTGATGGCGATTTTGTCCATACTCTTTACAACCAAGACCTCGACCTAGCACCGATCACAAAAATTGTCAAAATCGCCTAG
- a CDS encoding ArsR/SmtB family transcription factor yields MPQLAMEIGAAARVLKLLGDPTRLTILAILNQRECCVCELLEVFSTSQPAISQHLRKLKDAGLIQEERRGQWVYYSLRPQSEYYSLLQAVLSYVPDQGENIRKIETANPAARCGC; encoded by the coding sequence ATGCCGCAACTCGCAATGGAGATAGGAGCAGCCGCTCGGGTGTTGAAGCTGCTCGGCGATCCGACGCGGCTGACGATTTTGGCGATTTTGAATCAGCGGGAGTGCTGTGTGTGCGAGCTGCTTGAGGTGTTTTCGACCAGCCAGCCGGCGATCAGCCAGCATCTTCGCAAGTTGAAAGACGCCGGGCTGATCCAAGAGGAGCGGAGGGGGCAATGGGTGTATTATTCGCTCCGGCCGCAAAGTGAATACTACTCGCTGCTGCAAGCGGTGTTGTCGTACGTTCCGGACCAAGGCGAAAACATTCGCAAAATCGAGACAGCGAATCCCGCGGCCCGCTGCGGGTGCTGA
- a CDS encoding DUF4275 family protein yields MELFHQLARRNIKIRKQSGFGAQWRQQWEEVFAGHLTAEEKQHIHLHNRNGVNGYLWHVFSYGMRGCFTGEEAEMAFDQEEKTCCYLFFQHGDDAFTVEDASGLKAADLATENDKIDLYVVDSEFNWTFVMTHESGWLGPYFSRR; encoded by the coding sequence ATGGAGTTATTTCATCAGTTAGCTCGCCGAAACATCAAAATCCGCAAACAGTCCGGTTTCGGAGCGCAATGGCGACAACAGTGGGAAGAGGTGTTTGCCGGCCATTTGACAGCGGAAGAAAAACAACACATCCACCTTCATAATCGGAATGGAGTCAACGGCTACTTATGGCATGTGTTCAGCTATGGGATGAGAGGCTGTTTCACAGGAGAAGAAGCGGAAATGGCGTTTGATCAAGAAGAGAAAACATGTTGCTATCTTTTCTTTCAACATGGCGACGATGCGTTCACCGTGGAGGATGCGTCCGGCTTGAAAGCCGCCGATCTGGCAACGGAAAACGACAAAATCGATCTATATGTGGTGGACAGTGAGTTCAACTGGACGTTTGTCATGACGCATGAAAGCGGATGGCTTGGCCCGTATTTTAGCAGAAGGTGA
- a CDS encoding ROK family protein translates to MILGAIEAGGTKFVCAIGDEQGNIHERAVFPTTAPEETMAHVIDFFRPHNVEAIGIGSFGPVDLRPDSPTYGYITSTPKQAWAQFDFVGTMKQHFPVPIGFDTDVNAAALGEQRWGAARGLDSCLYMTVGTGIGVGAIVEGRLLHGLLHPEMGHILVRRHPDDAFAGVCPYHGDCLEGMASGPAIERRWGKKGAELADRREVWELEAFYLAQAIANYILVLSPKKVITGGGVMKQTHVLPLVRRYVQELLNGYVEHEAILRRIDEYIVLPGLGDNAGIAGALALAARAIE, encoded by the coding sequence ATGATTTTGGGAGCCATTGAAGCCGGAGGCACAAAATTTGTCTGCGCCATCGGCGATGAACAAGGGAACATTCATGAGCGGGCGGTGTTTCCGACGACGGCGCCGGAAGAGACGATGGCGCACGTTATCGATTTTTTCCGCCCCCACAACGTGGAGGCGATCGGGATCGGGTCATTCGGCCCGGTTGATTTGCGTCCGGACAGTCCGACGTACGGGTATATTACGAGCACGCCGAAACAGGCGTGGGCACAGTTTGATTTTGTCGGCACGATGAAGCAGCATTTTCCCGTGCCGATCGGATTTGACACGGATGTCAACGCGGCGGCGCTTGGCGAACAGCGCTGGGGGGCGGCGCGAGGGCTTGACAGCTGCCTGTACATGACGGTCGGAACGGGTATCGGCGTTGGGGCAATCGTCGAGGGCCGCCTGTTGCATGGGCTGCTTCACCCGGAGATGGGGCATATCTTAGTCCGCCGCCATCCGGATGACGCGTTTGCCGGCGTCTGTCCATACCACGGCGACTGTCTAGAAGGGATGGCGTCTGGTCCCGCGATTGAGCGGCGCTGGGGGAAAAAAGGGGCGGAATTGGCGGACCGCCGTGAAGTATGGGAGTTGGAGGCCTTTTATCTTGCCCAGGCGATTGCCAACTACATTCTCGTGTTATCGCCGAAAAAGGTGATCACGGGCGGAGGCGTCATGAAACAGACGCACGTGTTGCCGCTTGTGCGCCGCTATGTGCAGGAACTGCTCAACGGGTATGTCGAGCATGAGGCGATTTTGCGACGGATTGATGAGTATATTGTCCTTCCAGGGCTTGGCGACAACGCCGGCATCGCAGGCGCGTTGGCGCTTGCGGCGAGAGCGATCGAATAG